From the genome of Streptomyces sp. NBC_01116, one region includes:
- a CDS encoding isoprenyl transferase: MKLLPLFLRRPIEAVYERRLAATLVGLPRPQHVGIMVDGNRRWARKAGHTDVREGYRAGGAKVTTFLGWCTAAGIEHVTLFMLSDDNLGRPAEELGPLIEVIEETVRDITAEGRDWEVRAIGSLDMLPGASARVFKEATAATTGRGGLKVDVAVGYGGRREIVDAVKSAFEEHIAAGGDPAELVARFGIDDISRHLYSPVADHTDFIIRTSGEQRLSGFLLWQSAYAEMHWVDCYWPAFRHVDFLRALRSYANRERRFGK, encoded by the coding sequence ATGAAGCTGCTTCCCCTGTTCCTCCGACGACCGATCGAAGCGGTGTACGAGCGTCGGCTCGCCGCCACCCTGGTGGGCCTGCCGCGCCCCCAGCACGTCGGGATCATGGTCGACGGCAACCGCCGCTGGGCCCGGAAGGCCGGGCACACGGACGTCCGGGAGGGCTACCGGGCGGGCGGCGCCAAGGTGACCACGTTCCTGGGCTGGTGCACGGCCGCCGGGATCGAGCACGTGACCCTCTTCATGCTCTCCGACGACAACCTGGGCCGCCCCGCCGAGGAGCTCGGCCCGCTGATCGAGGTCATCGAGGAGACCGTCCGGGACATCACCGCCGAGGGCCGCGACTGGGAGGTCCGGGCGATCGGCTCGCTCGACATGCTGCCCGGCGCCAGTGCCCGGGTGTTCAAGGAGGCCACCGCCGCCACGACCGGGCGCGGCGGCCTCAAGGTGGACGTGGCGGTCGGCTACGGCGGCCGGCGGGAGATCGTCGACGCGGTGAAGAGCGCCTTCGAGGAGCACATCGCGGCCGGCGGCGACCCGGCCGAGCTGGTCGCCCGGTTCGGGATCGACGACATCTCGCGGCACCTGTACTCGCCCGTCGCCGACCACACCGACTTCATCATCCGCACCTCCGGCGAGCAGCGGCTGTCCGGCTTCCTCCTCTGGCAGTCCGCCTACGCCGAGATGCACTGGGTGGACTGCTACTGGCCGGCCTTCCGGCACGTGGACTTCCTGCGCGCGCTGCGCTCGTACGCGAACCGGGAACGCCGCTTCGGCAAGTGA